CGCCGAGAATTTTTATGGCGATGTTGCCCGCCAGATCGGCGGTGCCGCCGTCTCGGTCACCAGCATTCTCGAAAATCCCAACCAGGATCCGCATCTCTTTGAGGCCAGCCCCTCGGTCGCGCGGGCGGTCGCGGCCGCCAAAATTGTCGTCTATAGCGGCATCGACTATGATCCGTGGATGGAAAAGCTGCTCGCCGCATCGCCGCGAGAGCGCAGCGTCATCGTTGTTGCCGCGCTGATCGGGCGCAAGACTGGCGACAATCCGCATATCTGGTATGATCCCGCGACCATGCGCCTGTTCGCCGAGCGTTTCGCCGCCGTCCTCAGCGATGCCGACCCGGCCGACAAGGCCGAGTTCGCCGCCAATCTGGCGCGGTTCGAAGGCTCGCTCGCGCCGATCGAGGCCAAGATCACCGCCCTTCGCGCCCGCCTTGCGGGGACGCCGGTCGCCGCCACCGAGCCTGTCTTCGGCGAGATGTTCGCGCGGCTCGGCATGGTGGTCCGCGATATGGCGTTCCAGATGGCGGTGATGAACGACACGGAACCCGCGGCCAAGGATGTCGCCGCGTTCGAGAACGATCTCCGCCAGCATCGCGTTCGTCTGCTCGTCTATAACGCGCAGGCGAGCGATCCGGCGGCCGAGAAGATGGAAAAGATCGCCCATGCGGCGGGCGTGCCGGTTGTCGGCGCGAGCGAGACCGAGCCGCCGGGGGAGGATTATCAGCATTGGATGGCGGCGGAACTCGATGCCGTTGATCGCGCCCTGCCTGCGTCGCATCCTTGAGCCTCCTCGCCTTTCATAACGTCACCTTGGCGTTCGGCGGGCGGGAGGTGTTGCGCGGCATCGATCTTACGATCGAGGCGGGGGAGTTCGTCGGCCTGCTTGGCCCCAATGGCGCCGGGAAGACGACGCTGCTGCGCGCCGCCCTTGGCCTTCTTGCGCCGCGCACGGGTGAGGTTCGCGTGTTCGGCGCGCCGGCGCGGCGGGGCAATCCGGCGATCGGCACCATTCCGCAAAGCCGCGCTTTTCCCGGCGCGATGCGGCTTTCGGGCTATGATCTGGTCGCGGGCGTGGTGCGCGGCCATCGCCTGGGCCTGCCCATCCTCGGCCGCGACGGGCGGCGCGAGGTCGCGGCGGCGCTCGAGCGGGTCGGGGCGAGCGCTTTGGCGCGGCGCCCGCTCGGCGAACTCTCGGGCGGCGAGCGGCAGCGCCTGCTGCTCGCGCAGGCGCTGATCGGCGAGCCGCGTTTGCTGCTTCTCGACGAGCCGCTGATCAATCTCGACCCGCGGCATCAGCACGAAATCGTCACCCTGGTGCGTGACGTTCAGCGCGAGCGTGGCCTCACGGTGATTTTCACCACGCACGAGATCAACCCGCTGCTCGGCGTGCTCGATCGGGTGCTCTATCTCGGGGGCGGCGCGGCGGCGCTGGGGCCGGTCGAGGCGGTGATCACCGGCCCTGTCTTGTCGCGCCTTTATAACGCGCCGATCGAGGTGGTGCGGCTCGGTGGGCGCATTTTCGTTTTCTCCGGCGCGGCCGAACTCGAAGCCAACGCCCATCGCCACGACGACGGCGGGCATTCTCACGATGCTTGACTATGAGTTCATGCGCAACGCCTTCGCCGCTGCCGGCATCGTCGCCATCACGGCGGGGATCATCGGATATTTCCTGGTGCTGCGTGGCCAGAGTTTCGCCGGCCACGCATTGTCCCATGTCGGTTTCACCGGCGCGACCGGCGCGGCCCTGCTCGGGATCGCGCCGCTTGCCGGGTTGATCGCGGCGACCTTGCTGGCCGGGCTCGGGATGGGGGTGCTCGGGGTTGATCGTGCCAGCCGCGATGTCGCGATCGGCATGGTGCTCGCCTTCGCGCTCGGGCTCGGGATGCTGTTTCTGCATTTTTTCACGTCCTATGCGACCGTCGCGACCGCGCTGCTGTTCGGCAATGTGCTGGCGGTGGAACGGGAGACGATCCTGCTGCTCGCCGCCCTCGGCGCTGGCGCGCTCGCAACCCTCGCGGTGATTTCGCGCCCGCTTTTGTTTGCCAGCCTGCAGCCCGAACTCGCCGAGGCCAAGGGGGTTTCGCTGCGGCTCTATGCGGTTCTCTTTCTCGCCATCGTCGCCATCGCGACCGCGCTGGCGGCGGAGGTGGTCGGCGTGTTGCTGGTGTTTACTTTGTTGGTCGGCCCGGCGGCGGCGGCGATGCCGGTGACCCGCCATGTCGCGACCGGGGTCGCGCTGGCCGCGACATTGGCGCTCGCTGAGGCCTGGGGCGGCCTCGTGCTCGCGTATTATACGGATTGGCCGGCGAGCTTCGCGATCACCCTGCTCAGCGCCGCTTTTTATGCCCTCGCCCATCTCGGTCCCGGGGCTCTGGCGCGGCTTCGCGCGCGGCGCTAATAAAGGGCAAGACATCTGTCGTTTCACCCGACCCAGACCCGACCGTGGGCGTGGCCGGGGCTGACGGCGGGGCAAAACGGGTGGGAAGCCGGCGTGACGACATTCCAGCAACGCCGCCTTGGCGTCATGGCGGCCGGCTTCGGCACTTTCATCAATCTTTATACCACCCAGGCCATTCTCGCCGTTCTTGCTGGCGCCTATGGTGTGCCGCTCGCCGAAACCGGCCTCACGGTCACCGCGCCACTGGCCGCGGTTGCGATCGTCGCCCCGTTCGTCGGCTCGATTTCGGATCGGCTGGGGCGCAAGCGCCTGATCGTTGGCGCTGGCTTTCTCATTGCCGTGCCGACGCTCGCCATCGCCTTCGCGCCGAGTTTCGCCGCCCTGCTCGCCTTCCGCTTCGCGCAAGGGCTGCTATTGCCGTTCATTTTCGCGGTGACGATCGCCTATATCGGCGATGAGGTGACGGATGCGGAGAATATCAGCCTTGCTGGCAATTATTCGATCGGCACTATTCTCGGCGGATTTTGTGGCCGCCTCGTCGCCGGCTACAGCGCGGCGTTGATCGGCTGGCGGGCCGGATTCATCTTTCTTGGAACCCTCACCGCGGCGGCGGCGCTGATCGTCATGCTATGCCTGCCCCCCGAGCAGCGTTTCCGCCCGCAACGCGGCGTTCGCGCCGCGCTTGAGGGGTTTGCCGCTCATCTCGTCAACCCGCGGCTGATCGCGACCTATGCCGCCGGTTTCGCGGTGCTGTTTTCGATCGTGGCGACCTTCACCTTCGTCAATTTCCTCTTGGCGGCGCCGCCTTATCGGCTCGGCCCGGCAGAACTCAGCAATGTCTTCGCGACCTATCTGGTCGCGCTCGTCTCGACGCCGCTCGCAACGAGGCTCGCCATTCGCTTCGGCCGGCGTGTGACCCTTACACTCGCGGCGCTGAGCGGGATCGCCGGGCTTTTGCTGACGCTCGCGGCGCCGCTCGGCTGGGTCGTCGCGGGGCTTGCGCTCGGGGTTGGCGGGATGTTCATCGAGCAGGTGATGGCGCTCGGCTTTATCGGCACGGTGGCGGCGCGGGCGAAATCCACCGCGGTCGGGCTCTATGTTACTTTCTATTATATCGGCGGCAGCCTCGGCGGCCTGCTCCCCGCCGGCATTTGGCATGCGGCTGGCTGGCCGGGGTGCGTTGCCCTCGTCGCCACGGTTCAGCTCGTGATGTTGGCGATCGCGCTGCCCTTTTGGCGCCCAGCCTGAAAACACTCTCCCAAGAAAAAGTTTTTTGGTTCTTTTTTTCAAAAAAGAACCGCTTTCTTCCCCTCTTGCTTCCTCCCTTTCCCGAGGGGGCATTTCCCGCGCTCGCCCCGGCTGCTAAAACGCCCCGCATTCGCGGAGGCTAAGGCAAAGGCGCGGCGATGGCTGGACATTCCCAATTCAAGAACATCATGCACCGCAAGGGGGCGCAGGATGCCCGCAAGGCGCGGCAATTCGCGAAGCTCATTCGCGAAATCACCGTCTCCGCCCGCGCCGGCCTGCCTGACCCTGCTGCCAATCCGCGTCTGCGCGCTGCCTGTGCCGCGGCGCGCGAGGCCAATATGCCGCGCGATACCATCGAGCGGGCGATCAAAAAGGCCAGTGGCACCACCGGCGGCGAGGATTTCGTCGAAATCCGCTATGAGGGTTACGGCCCGGCCGGGGTTGCGGTGATCGTCGAGGCGCTGACCGACAACCGCAACCGCACCGCGTCTGACATCCGCTCGGCGTTTGCCAAACACGGCGGCGCCCTTGGCGAGACCAACTCGGTTTCGTTCCTGTTCACCCGGAGCGGCGTCGTGCGCTATCCGAGGCGCGTCGCTGATGACGACACGATGCTGGAGGCGGCGATCGAGGCGGGGGCGGAGAATGTCGTGAGCGATGACGAGGGCCATGAGGTCACCACCGGGGTCGAGGATTTCTTTGCCGTCCGTGACGCGCTCGAGGCCCGCTTCGGCCCGCCCGAGACGGCGCGGATCGAGTGGCGGCCGGGAACCCTGGTTACGCTGGACGAGGAAAAAGCGGCGAGCGTGCTCAAATTGCTCGACGCCCTGGAGGAGAGCGACGACGTGCAGAACGTCTACGCCAATTTCGACATTCCCGAGATGGTGATGCGGAAGCTTTCGGCCTGATGATCCGTGTCCTCGGCCTCGATCCTGGGCTGCGCTTCACCGGCTGGGGGGTGATCGGGCAGGAGGGCAGCCGGCTCATCCATCTCGCCGACGGGGTCATCGCGACCGCGGCCGAGGCGCCGGTTGCGACGCGGCTCTGTGCGCTGCACGCGGCGCTCGCCGCTTTGATCGCGGCGCATCGGCCGGAGGAGGCAGCGGTCGAGGAGACCTATGTCAACCGCAACGGCCAGGCGACGCTGAAGCTCGGCTATGCCCGCGGGGTCGCGTTGCTCGCGCCGGCCCTGGCCGGGATCGCGGTCGCCGAATATGGCGCGAAGACGGTCAAGCGTTCGGTGGTCGGGACCGGCGGGGCGAGCAAGGAGCAGGTGGCGATGATGGTGCGCCGGCTGTTGCCGGGGGCAACCCTGTCCCGGCTCGATGCCGCCGATGCGCTGGCGGTCGCGATCTGCCACGCCCATCACCGCGCGAGCCGCCTTGCCTGGGCGCAAGCCTCGTGATCGCGCGGCTCAGGGGCCAGGTGGTGCAGCGCGGCGCCGATCATTGCGTCATCGATGTCGGCGGTGTCGGCTATCTCGTCCACGCGAGTGCGCCGACGCTCGCCGCCCTGCCGGCGCCGCCTGCGGTCGCGACGCTGTTGATCGAAACCCATCTGCGCGAGGACGCGCTGCTGCTTTACGGTTTTGCCGCGCCCGCCGAGCGGGACTGGTTTCGCCTCCTGACCACTGTCCAGGGCGTCGGGGCCAAGGTCGCGCTCGCCATTCTCGCGACCTTGCCGCCTGGCGCGCTTGCCGCTGCCATCGCCGCCGGCGATCGCGCGGCGTTGACCCGTGCGCCGGGGGTCGGCGCCAAGCTCGCGGCGCGGCTTCTGACCGAACTGCGCGAGCGTGCCGGCGCGATGTCGGCGGCGGAAGGGGTGGCGGCGCGGCCCCTCGGCGAGGGGGCGGCAGAGGATGCGCTGTCGGCGCTGCTCAATCTCGGCTACCGGCGCCCGGACGCGCAAGCGGCGGTGGCGCGCGCGGCGGAGGAACTCGGCGCCGGCGCCGGGCTTGACGCCTTGATCCGCGCGAGTCTGCGGCTGCTTGCGCGATGAAAAGGCGATGAGCGAAGACCCCCCCCTGCTGTCACCAAAGCGCGCGCCCGAGGACGCCGCCGAGGCCAGCTTGCGGCCGCAGTCGCTTGCCGAATTCGTCGGCCAGAAGACCAGCCGGGAGAATCTCGCGGTTTT
This portion of the Acidibrevibacterium fodinaquatile genome encodes:
- a CDS encoding metal ABC transporter ATP-binding protein; the encoded protein is MSLLAFHNVTLAFGGREVLRGIDLTIEAGEFVGLLGPNGAGKTTLLRAALGLLAPRTGEVRVFGAPARRGNPAIGTIPQSRAFPGAMRLSGYDLVAGVVRGHRLGLPILGRDGRREVAAALERVGASALARRPLGELSGGERQRLLLAQALIGEPRLLLLDEPLINLDPRHQHEIVTLVRDVQRERGLTVIFTTHEINPLLGVLDRVLYLGGGAAALGPVEAVITGPVLSRLYNAPIEVVRLGGRIFVFSGAAELEANAHRHDDGGHSHDA
- the ruvA gene encoding Holliday junction branch migration protein RuvA; this encodes MIARLRGQVVQRGADHCVIDVGGVGYLVHASAPTLAALPAPPAVATLLIETHLREDALLLYGFAAPAERDWFRLLTTVQGVGAKVALAILATLPPGALAAAIAAGDRAALTRAPGVGAKLAARLLTELRERAGAMSAAEGVAARPLGEGAAEDALSALLNLGYRRPDAQAAVARAAEELGAGAGLDALIRASLRLLAR
- a CDS encoding YebC/PmpR family DNA-binding transcriptional regulator, whose amino-acid sequence is MAGHSQFKNIMHRKGAQDARKARQFAKLIREITVSARAGLPDPAANPRLRAACAAAREANMPRDTIERAIKKASGTTGGEDFVEIRYEGYGPAGVAVIVEALTDNRNRTASDIRSAFAKHGGALGETNSVSFLFTRSGVVRYPRRVADDDTMLEAAIEAGAENVVSDDEGHEVTTGVEDFFAVRDALEARFGPPETARIEWRPGTLVTLDEEKAASVLKLLDALEESDDVQNVYANFDIPEMVMRKLSA
- a CDS encoding metal ABC transporter permease, whose protein sequence is MLDYEFMRNAFAAAGIVAITAGIIGYFLVLRGQSFAGHALSHVGFTGATGAALLGIAPLAGLIAATLLAGLGMGVLGVDRASRDVAIGMVLAFALGLGMLFLHFFTSYATVATALLFGNVLAVERETILLLAALGAGALATLAVISRPLLFASLQPELAEAKGVSLRLYAVLFLAIVAIATALAAEVVGVLLVFTLLVGPAAAAMPVTRHVATGVALAATLALAEAWGGLVLAYYTDWPASFAITLLSAAFYALAHLGPGALARLRARR
- a CDS encoding MFS transporter translates to MTTFQQRRLGVMAAGFGTFINLYTTQAILAVLAGAYGVPLAETGLTVTAPLAAVAIVAPFVGSISDRLGRKRLIVGAGFLIAVPTLAIAFAPSFAALLAFRFAQGLLLPFIFAVTIAYIGDEVTDAENISLAGNYSIGTILGGFCGRLVAGYSAALIGWRAGFIFLGTLTAAAALIVMLCLPPEQRFRPQRGVRAALEGFAAHLVNPRLIATYAAGFAVLFSIVATFTFVNFLLAAPPYRLGPAELSNVFATYLVALVSTPLATRLAIRFGRRVTLTLAALSGIAGLLLTLAAPLGWVVAGLALGVGGMFIEQVMALGFIGTVAARAKSTAVGLYVTFYYIGGSLGGLLPAGIWHAAGWPGCVALVATVQLVMLAIALPFWRPA
- a CDS encoding metal ABC transporter solute-binding protein, Zn/Mn family; the protein is MPRFRLRPFGFVAGVGLAACLASAAEAGALGVVAAENFYGDVARQIGGAAVSVTSILENPNQDPHLFEASPSVARAVAAAKIVVYSGIDYDPWMEKLLAASPRERSVIVVAALIGRKTGDNPHIWYDPATMRLFAERFAAVLSDADPADKAEFAANLARFEGSLAPIEAKITALRARLAGTPVAATEPVFGEMFARLGMVVRDMAFQMAVMNDTEPAAKDVAAFENDLRQHRVRLLVYNAQASDPAAEKMEKIAHAAGVPVVGASETEPPGEDYQHWMAAELDAVDRALPASHP
- the ruvC gene encoding crossover junction endodeoxyribonuclease RuvC encodes the protein MIRVLGLDPGLRFTGWGVIGQEGSRLIHLADGVIATAAEAPVATRLCALHAALAALIAAHRPEEAAVEETYVNRNGQATLKLGYARGVALLAPALAGIAVAEYGAKTVKRSVVGTGGASKEQVAMMVRRLLPGATLSRLDAADALAVAICHAHHRASRLAWAQAS